One Halalkalicoccus tibetensis genomic region harbors:
- the glmM gene encoding phosphoglucosamine mutase has protein sequence MDVFGSSGTRGVVNEEITPEFVLHVVAAAGMVWGADRVAVARDTRHTGRMLENAAVSGLQSVGCDVDRLEALPTPGAQAYAAREGVPTVMITASHNPPAYNGVKLIGGDGTELSVGELEAVEEAFLSEVDGSRSWSGTGREHAVEDAAREYVDGVLAAVDRERIADADLTVAIDPGHGAASATSPRLFRELGCRVLTVNAQPDGRFPGRNPEPVEDNLADLATLVRTSDADVGIAHDGDGDRAIFFDESGGYIEGDTALAALADAELGPGDATVAAVNVSQRLVDVCDRTGADLELTPIGSTYITSRIQQLQEEGVPVPVAGEGNGGIYFPEYSLARDGAYIGARFLELIAGTPASEVIEPFGGYHNVRLKLEYASESEREAMLSAVEQVASESDAAVNATDGVRLDFGDGWVLARPSGTEPVIRVYAEARGEARAEELAARLYDAAEAARSDAD, from the coding sequence ATGGACGTGTTCGGATCGAGCGGGACGCGCGGGGTCGTGAACGAGGAGATCACCCCGGAGTTCGTCCTGCACGTCGTGGCCGCCGCGGGAATGGTCTGGGGAGCCGACCGGGTGGCCGTCGCCCGCGACACCCGCCACACCGGACGCATGCTCGAGAACGCCGCCGTCTCCGGCCTCCAGAGCGTCGGCTGTGACGTCGACCGGCTGGAGGCGCTGCCGACGCCGGGGGCACAGGCCTACGCCGCCCGCGAGGGCGTGCCGACGGTCATGATCACCGCCTCGCACAACCCGCCGGCCTACAACGGCGTGAAGCTGATCGGGGGCGACGGCACCGAGCTCTCGGTCGGCGAGCTCGAGGCCGTCGAGGAGGCCTTCCTCTCGGAGGTCGACGGCTCGCGCTCCTGGTCTGGGACCGGCCGGGAGCACGCCGTCGAGGACGCCGCCCGCGAGTACGTCGACGGGGTGCTGGCGGCGGTCGACCGGGAGCGGATCGCCGACGCCGACCTCACGGTCGCGATCGACCCCGGCCACGGGGCGGCCTCGGCGACCAGCCCCCGACTCTTCCGCGAGCTGGGCTGTCGGGTCCTCACCGTCAACGCCCAGCCCGACGGCCGGTTCCCCGGGCGGAACCCCGAGCCCGTCGAGGACAACCTCGCGGACCTCGCGACCCTCGTGCGGACGAGCGACGCCGACGTCGGGATCGCCCACGACGGCGACGGCGACCGGGCGATCTTCTTCGACGAATCCGGCGGGTATATCGAGGGCGACACGGCGCTCGCGGCGCTGGCCGACGCCGAGCTCGGCCCCGGCGATGCCACCGTCGCCGCGGTCAACGTCTCCCAACGGCTGGTCGACGTCTGCGATCGAACGGGCGCGGACCTCGAGCTCACCCCGATCGGCAGCACCTACATCACCAGCCGGATCCAGCAGCTTCAGGAGGAGGGCGTCCCCGTGCCGGTCGCGGGCGAGGGCAACGGCGGGATCTACTTCCCCGAGTACAGCCTCGCCCGGGACGGCGCCTACATCGGCGCGCGCTTCCTCGAGCTCATCGCGGGGACGCCGGCCAGCGAGGTGATCGAGCCCTTCGGCGGCTACCACAACGTCCGGCTGAAGCTCGAGTACGCGAGCGAATCCGAGCGCGAGGCGATGCTCTCGGCCGTCGAGCAGGTCGCAAGCGAGTCCGACGCGGCGGTGAACGCCACCGACGGCGTCCGGCTCGACTTCGGCGACGGCTGGGTGCTCGCCCGGCCCAGCGGCACCGAGCCCGTCATCCGGGTCTACGCCGAGGCCCGCGGGGAGGCCCGCGCCGAGGAGCTCGCCGCCCGGCTCTACGACGCCGCCGAGGCGGCGCGAAGCGACGCCGACTAG
- the ileS gene encoding isoleucine--tRNA ligase: MSRSDIDEEDHPSEGARFGEVPDQYDPEAVEERVFEYWDEVDAYEKTKEAFADEETFFFVDGPPYTSGAAHMGTTWNKTLKDAYIRQIRMQGHDVTDRPGYDMHGLPIETKVEEKLGFENKKDIEEFGMENFIEECQSFANEQLEGLQDDFKSFGVWMDWENPYKTVSPEYMEAAWWGFSQVADRGLVDRGKRSISQCPRCETAIANNEVEYEDREDPTVYVEFPLAEREGSLVIYTTTPWTIPANEFVAVGEELTYQRVRATRNDEEDVLYVAEGCVENVLSKGRYEDYEIEEELPGSEMLGWEYDHPLSEEVPANPDEEGTRQVYHADYVEAEDTGLVHSAPGHGEVDFERGTELDLPVFCPVGGDGVYTSEGGKYENQFVKDADEEITADLDEKGLLVASGTLTHSYGHCWRCDTPILQMATDQWFITITDVKDELLDNIEDSEWHPQWARDNRFRDFVENAPDWNVSRQRYWGIPIPIWAPEGWSGEMDDVIVIGSREELAERVDQGVDPDEVDLHRPTVDELTITEEGTTYERVPDVFDVWLDSSVASWGTLDYPGDEERFDELWPADLIMEAHDQTRGWFWSQLGMGTAALGESPYDEVLMHGFANDSEGKKMSKSVGNVVQPHEAIRKHGSDAMRLFLLSVNPQGEDMRFSWDEMATMERNLNILWNVFRFPLPYMRMDGFDPEETDLEAVDSDLELVDEWILARLQTVTGEMTEAWDEFRQDQALSALMEFVVEDVSRFYIQVVRERMWDEEDSPSKNAAYATLYHVLQRVCALLAPYTPFITEEIHGALTDESAPDTVHMLEWPEVDEYWLDERLETDIELVRAVEEAGSNARQRAERKLRWPVSRVVVAAGDDRLAEAVGRQEELLEDRLNAREVRVVAPGERFEELAYSAAADMSVLGPEFGDRAGEVMGALNEARVEDPSLEALEAAISKALGEEVELREEMVEFTEETPEGISGSRVTIEGDDHGVVYVDTELTEGIESEGYAREVIRRVQEMRKELDLPLDAPIRLDLDIADDRVARLVTEHEELITDEVRAEELGTVEDGHRREWEVEGIGMEIAIDSLE, encoded by the coding sequence ATGAGCAGGTCCGATATCGACGAGGAGGACCATCCCTCGGAGGGCGCGCGGTTCGGGGAGGTGCCCGACCAGTACGACCCCGAGGCGGTCGAGGAGCGGGTGTTCGAGTACTGGGACGAGGTCGACGCCTACGAGAAAACGAAAGAAGCGTTCGCCGACGAGGAGACGTTCTTCTTCGTCGACGGCCCGCCGTACACGTCGGGTGCGGCCCACATGGGCACGACGTGGAACAAGACGCTGAAGGACGCTTACATCCGCCAGATCCGGATGCAGGGCCACGACGTCACCGACCGCCCGGGCTACGACATGCACGGGCTGCCCATCGAGACGAAGGTCGAGGAGAAACTCGGCTTCGAGAACAAGAAGGACATCGAGGAGTTCGGGATGGAGAACTTCATCGAGGAGTGCCAATCCTTCGCGAACGAACAATTGGAGGGCCTACAGGACGACTTCAAGTCCTTCGGCGTCTGGATGGACTGGGAGAACCCGTACAAAACGGTCTCGCCGGAGTACATGGAGGCCGCCTGGTGGGGCTTCTCGCAGGTCGCGGATCGAGGATTGGTCGATCGGGGAAAACGCTCGATCAGCCAGTGTCCGCGCTGTGAGACCGCGATCGCGAACAACGAGGTCGAGTACGAGGACCGCGAGGACCCGACCGTCTACGTCGAGTTCCCGCTCGCCGAACGCGAGGGAAGCCTCGTCATCTACACGACGACGCCGTGGACCATCCCGGCGAACGAGTTCGTCGCGGTCGGCGAGGAGCTGACCTACCAGCGGGTCCGCGCGACGAGGAACGACGAAGAGGACGTCCTCTACGTCGCCGAGGGCTGTGTCGAGAACGTCCTCTCGAAGGGCCGCTACGAGGACTACGAGATCGAGGAGGAGCTTCCAGGCTCCGAGATGCTCGGCTGGGAGTACGACCACCCGCTGAGCGAGGAGGTCCCCGCGAACCCTGACGAGGAGGGGACCCGGCAGGTGTATCACGCCGACTACGTCGAGGCCGAGGACACCGGGCTGGTGCACTCCGCACCGGGCCACGGTGAGGTCGACTTCGAGCGCGGCACCGAACTCGACTTGCCCGTCTTCTGTCCGGTCGGCGGCGACGGCGTGTATACGAGCGAGGGCGGCAAATACGAGAACCAGTTCGTCAAGGACGCCGACGAGGAGATCACGGCCGATCTCGACGAGAAGGGCCTGCTCGTCGCCTCCGGAACGCTGACCCACTCGTACGGCCACTGCTGGCGGTGTGATACCCCCATCCTCCAGATGGCGACCGACCAGTGGTTCATCACGATCACCGACGTCAAGGACGAACTTCTGGATAACATCGAAGATTCGGAGTGGCATCCCCAGTGGGCACGGGACAACCGATTCAGGGACTTCGTCGAGAACGCCCCCGACTGGAACGTCTCGCGACAGCGCTACTGGGGGATCCCGATCCCGATCTGGGCTCCCGAAGGCTGGAGCGGGGAGATGGACGACGTGATCGTGATCGGTTCCCGGGAGGAGCTCGCCGAACGGGTCGATCAGGGGGTCGATCCCGACGAGGTGGACCTCCACCGCCCGACCGTCGACGAGCTGACGATCACCGAGGAGGGCACCACCTACGAGCGCGTCCCCGACGTCTTCGACGTCTGGCTCGACTCCTCAGTGGCCTCCTGGGGCACCCTCGACTACCCCGGCGACGAGGAGCGCTTCGACGAGCTCTGGCCCGCCGACCTCATCATGGAGGCCCACGACCAGACCCGCGGGTGGTTCTGGTCGCAGTTAGGTATGGGGACCGCCGCGCTCGGCGAGAGCCCCTACGACGAGGTGTTGATGCACGGGTTCGCCAACGACAGCGAGGGCAAGAAGATGTCCAAGTCCGTCGGCAACGTCGTCCAGCCCCACGAGGCGATCCGGAAACACGGCTCGGACGCGATGCGCCTGTTCCTGCTCTCGGTCAATCCGCAGGGCGAGGACATGCGCTTCTCGTGGGACGAGATGGCGACGATGGAACGGAACCTCAACATCCTCTGGAACGTCTTCCGGTTCCCGCTGCCGTACATGCGCATGGACGGGTTCGACCCCGAAGAGACGGACCTCGAGGCGGTCGATTCGGACCTCGAACTCGTCGACGAGTGGATCCTCGCCCGGCTCCAGACCGTGACCGGCGAGATGACCGAGGCCTGGGACGAGTTCCGCCAGGACCAGGCGCTCTCGGCGCTGATGGAGTTCGTCGTCGAGGACGTCTCGCGCTTCTACATCCAGGTCGTCCGCGAGCGGATGTGGGACGAGGAGGACAGCCCCTCGAAGAACGCCGCATATGCGACGCTCTATCACGTCCTCCAGCGGGTCTGTGCGCTGCTCGCGCCGTATACCCCATTCATCACCGAGGAGATCCACGGCGCGCTCACCGACGAGTCGGCGCCCGACACCGTCCACATGCTCGAGTGGCCCGAGGTCGACGAGTACTGGCTCGACGAGCGCCTCGAGACCGACATCGAGCTCGTTCGCGCGGTCGAGGAGGCGGGCTCGAACGCCCGCCAGCGGGCCGAGCGCAAGCTCCGCTGGCCCGTCTCTCGGGTCGTGGTCGCGGCGGGCGACGACCGCCTCGCGGAGGCCGTCGGCCGCCAAGAGGAACTCCTCGAGGACCGGCTCAACGCCCGTGAAGTGCGCGTGGTCGCGCCCGGCGAGCGTTTCGAGGAGCTCGCCTACAGCGCCGCGGCCGACATGAGCGTGCTCGGGCCCGAATTCGGCGATCGAGCGGGAGAGGTCATGGGCGCGCTCAACGAGGCTCGCGTCGAGGATCCGTCCTTAGAGGCCCTCGAGGCCGCCATCTCGAAGGCGCTCGGCGAGGAGGTCGAGCTCCGCGAGGAGATGGTCGAGTTCACCGAGGAGACTCCCGAGGGGATCTCGGGCTCGCGGGTCACCATCGAGGGCGACGACCACGGCGTCGTCTACGTCGACACCGAGCTCACCGAGGGAATCGAGAGCGAGGGCTACGCCCGCGAGGTCATCCGGCGGGTCCAGGAGATGCGAAAGGAACTGGACCTCCCGCTCGACGCCCCGATCCGCCTCGACCTCGACATCGCGGACGATCGGGTCGCGAGGCTCGTCACGGAGCACGAGGAGCTGATCACCGATGAGGTCCGCGCGGAGGAGCTGGGGACCGTCGAGGACGGCCACCGCCGCGAGTGGGAGGTCGAAGGGATCGGGATGGAGATCGCGATCGACTCGCTAGAATGA
- the hisA gene encoding 1-(5-phosphoribosyl)-5-[(5-phosphoribosylamino)methylideneamino]imidazole-4-carboxamide isomerase has protein sequence MYEGFEVIPAVDMQGGEVVQLVQGERGTEKRYGDPAEAARRWVEAGARTLHLVDLDGAFEGERRNAPAVEAVLDTVSDEVAIQLGGGIRTVEDAIALLDRGVDRVILGTAAVENPEIVGGISDEYPGSVTVSLDAKDGEVVVSGWTEGTGQDPAEAAERYEELGASAILFTNVDVEGQLEGVKTGPVERVTEAVSIPVVASGGVASVEDVRALKEAGAAAVVVGTALYEGRFSLEEAIEAVA, from the coding sequence ATGTACGAGGGCTTCGAGGTGATCCCCGCCGTGGACATGCAGGGCGGGGAGGTCGTCCAGCTGGTGCAGGGCGAGCGCGGCACGGAGAAACGCTACGGCGATCCCGCCGAGGCCGCCCGCCGGTGGGTCGAGGCCGGCGCACGGACGCTCCACCTCGTGGACCTCGACGGCGCGTTCGAGGGCGAGCGCCGGAACGCCCCTGCCGTCGAGGCCGTTCTCGACACCGTGAGTGACGAGGTGGCGATCCAGTTGGGCGGCGGGATCCGCACCGTCGAGGACGCGATCGCCCTGCTCGACCGGGGCGTCGACCGCGTGATCCTCGGGACGGCGGCGGTCGAGAACCCCGAGATCGTCGGGGGGATCAGCGACGAGTACCCGGGGAGCGTGACGGTCAGCCTCGACGCGAAGGACGGCGAGGTCGTCGTCTCCGGGTGGACCGAGGGCACCGGGCAGGACCCCGCCGAGGCCGCCGAACGCTACGAGGAGCTGGGCGCGAGCGCGATCCTCTTCACGAACGTCGACGTCGAGGGACAGCTGGAGGGCGTGAAGACGGGCCCTGTCGAGCGGGTCACGGAGGCGGTCTCGATCCCGGTCGTCGCCAGCGGCGGCGTCGCGAGCGTCGAGGACGTCCGCGCGCTGAAGGAAGCCGGCGCGGCCGCCGTGGTGGTGGGGACGGCGCTCTACGAGGGGCGGTTCTCGCTGGAGGAGGCGATCGAAGCGGTCGCCTGA
- a CDS encoding group 1 truncated hemoglobin — protein sequence MSEETLYHRLGGEDSIEAVVEEFYDRVLADDLVNGYFEDTDMQKQIAHQAQFISSVTGGPVEYAGEDMRAAHEGMGITEEEFDAIATHLNDALVEFDVPGEDREAVLEEVASYEDAIVGA from the coding sequence ATGTCAGAGGAAACGCTCTATCACCGACTCGGCGGCGAGGACTCGATCGAGGCCGTCGTCGAGGAGTTCTACGACCGCGTGCTCGCCGACGACCTAGTTAACGGCTATTTCGAGGACACCGACATGCAGAAGCAGATCGCCCACCAGGCCCAGTTCATCAGCTCCGTTACGGGAGGGCCGGTCGAGTACGCCGGCGAGGACATGCGGGCCGCCCACGAGGGGATGGGGATCACCGAAGAGGAGTTCGACGCGATCGCGACCCACCTGAACGACGCGCTCGTCGAGTTCGACGTCCCCGGCGAGGACCGCGAGGCGGTCCTTGAGGAGGTCGCGAGCTACGAGGACGCGATCGTCGGCGCGTAG
- the prs gene encoding ribose-phosphate diphosphokinase — translation MIVPGSSSQSLAAALASELDRPLAPVEFERFPDGELLAAAPEIETDSAVVVASTTTSDAHLELLQLQDALRESGVSEITTVLPYMGYARQDDAFEPGQPVSVRAVARAVSTGTDRVLTVSPHEESALEHFPVPAHAVDGAGVLADPLPELADPVFLSPDAGAIELAETVRESYGEGEADYFEKVRHSGSEVEITPSDVDVEDRDVVIADDIVATGSTMSGAIAALEGPRRVFVTCVHPMLAANARTKLARAGVERVYGTDTIERAESEVSVARPLAEAIRSF, via the coding sequence ATGATCGTACCCGGTTCGTCCTCACAGTCGCTGGCGGCGGCCCTGGCAAGCGAGCTCGACCGGCCGCTCGCGCCCGTCGAGTTCGAGCGCTTCCCCGACGGCGAGCTGCTCGCGGCGGCGCCCGAGATCGAGACCGATTCGGCCGTCGTGGTCGCCTCGACGACGACGAGCGACGCCCATCTCGAGCTGCTCCAGCTCCAGGACGCCCTGCGCGAAAGCGGCGTTTCGGAGATCACGACCGTCCTGCCGTACATGGGCTACGCCCGCCAGGACGACGCCTTCGAGCCGGGCCAGCCCGTCTCCGTCCGCGCGGTCGCCCGCGCGGTGAGCACGGGCACCGACCGCGTGCTGACCGTCTCGCCCCACGAGGAGAGCGCGCTCGAACACTTCCCGGTGCCCGCACACGCGGTCGACGGCGCGGGCGTGCTCGCCGATCCCCTCCCCGAACTCGCGGATCCCGTCTTCCTCTCGCCCGACGCGGGGGCGATCGAGCTCGCCGAGACCGTTCGAGAGAGCTACGGCGAGGGCGAGGCCGACTACTTCGAGAAAGTGCGCCATTCGGGCAGCGAGGTCGAGATCACGCCCAGCGACGTCGACGTGGAGGATCGGGACGTCGTGATCGCCGACGACATCGTCGCGACGGGCTCGACGATGAGTGGGGCGATCGCCGCGCTCGAAGGGCCGAGGAGAGTGTTCGTGACCTGCGTCCACCCGATGCTCGCGGCCAACGCCAGGACGAAGCTCGCGCGGGCGGGCGTCGAGCGGGTCTACGGCACCGACACGATCGAGCGCGCCGAGAGCGAGGTCAGCGTCGCCCGGCCACTGGCCGAGGCGATCCGCTCATTCTAG
- the hisI gene encoding phosphoribosyl-AMP cyclohydrolase: protein MSSDAPDLEFDDRGLLPVIAQSAETGDVLMLAYANREAVERTRETDRAHYYSRSREALWEKGATSGHVQEIEEIRVDCDGDTLLYLVEQAGGACHTGHRSCFYRTVEGEHVGERVFDPDDVYE from the coding sequence ATGAGCAGCGACGCCCCGGACCTCGAGTTCGACGACCGCGGGTTGCTCCCCGTGATCGCCCAGTCCGCGGAGACGGGCGACGTACTGATGCTGGCGTACGCGAACCGCGAGGCGGTCGAGCGGACCCGCGAGACCGACCGCGCACACTACTACTCGCGGAGCCGCGAGGCGCTCTGGGAGAAGGGCGCGACCAGCGGCCACGTCCAGGAGATCGAGGAGATCCGCGTCGACTGCGACGGCGACACCCTGCTCTACCTCGTCGAACAGGCGGGTGGGGCCTGTCACACCGGCCACCGCTCCTGTTTCTACCGGACCGTCGAGGGCGAGCACGTCGGCGAGCGTGTCTTCGACCCCGATGACGTGTATGAGTGA
- a CDS encoding A24 family peptidase — protein sequence MPASVPDLLRLVVVPVLVWAAYRDVKTRRVPSVTWKPVFALGAVLFVWDGLTAFAAGGQPWLFFLVGAGISLLIVIPAAYGFWRFGAFGGADAKALIVLALLFPTYPIYEVGAVQLPLVWTPTGAFALTILANTVLVGACYPLALAAGNALAGRFTPTMFVGRPVRWSEVERTHGRLLEDGEGFTRSGLDLDALRMYLRWRGATLSDLREDPSQYRDPGSLPAEPSPAGDGAVADGGVVEDEWGAEAFLADVGSAYGTTPAGLRAGLDVLTTRETVWVSPGIPFLVPILLGLLVGLTYGDLLIGALLTAGVL from the coding sequence GTGCCCGCTTCGGTTCCCGATCTCCTGCGCCTCGTAGTCGTTCCCGTCCTCGTCTGGGCGGCCTATCGTGACGTGAAGACCCGCCGGGTTCCGAGCGTCACCTGGAAACCGGTGTTCGCGCTCGGGGCCGTCCTCTTCGTCTGGGACGGCCTAACGGCGTTCGCCGCCGGCGGACAGCCGTGGCTCTTCTTCCTCGTCGGCGCGGGGATCAGCCTGCTGATCGTGATCCCTGCCGCCTACGGGTTCTGGCGCTTCGGCGCGTTCGGCGGCGCCGACGCGAAGGCGCTGATCGTCCTCGCGCTGCTGTTCCCGACCTACCCGATCTACGAGGTCGGTGCCGTCCAGCTGCCGCTGGTCTGGACGCCGACCGGCGCGTTCGCGCTGACGATCCTCGCGAACACCGTCCTCGTGGGCGCGTGTTACCCGCTCGCGCTCGCGGCCGGCAACGCGCTCGCCGGACGGTTCACGCCGACGATGTTCGTGGGACGGCCGGTCCGCTGGTCGGAGGTCGAGCGGACCCACGGCCGGCTGCTCGAGGACGGCGAGGGGTTCACCCGGTCGGGGCTCGACCTCGACGCCCTGCGGATGTACCTCCGGTGGCGGGGGGCAACGCTTTCGGACCTCCGGGAGGACCCCTCCCAGTACCGGGACCCCGGATCGCTGCCCGCCGAGCCATCGCCGGCCGGCGACGGTGCAGTGGCCGATGGGGGAGTCGTCGAGGACGAGTGGGGCGCCGAGGCCTTCCTCGCCGACGTCGGGTCGGCCTACGGTACCACGCCGGCGGGGCTGCGTGCGGGCCTCGACGTGCTCACGACCCGTGAGACGGTCTGGGTGTCGCCGGGGATCCCGTTCCTGGTCCCGATCCTTCTGGGCCTGCTCGTGGGCCTGACCTACGGCGACCTCCTGATCGGCGCCCTCCTGACTGCCGGTGTGCTATAG
- a CDS encoding HIT family protein gives MASIFSQIIDGDIPARVVHEDETAFAFLDANPLAPGHTLVIPREEYERLNDVPEDVAADLYATIHELIPAVEEAVDAPATTVAFNNGEAAGQEVPHVHCHIVPRFEGDGGGPIHAAAGESPNLDDDELDDIAERISANSQA, from the coding sequence ATGGCAAGCATCTTCAGCCAGATCATCGACGGCGACATCCCCGCGCGGGTCGTCCACGAGGACGAGACGGCGTTCGCGTTTCTCGACGCCAACCCACTGGCACCGGGCCACACCCTCGTCATCCCCAGAGAGGAGTACGAACGACTGAACGACGTCCCCGAGGACGTCGCCGCGGACCTCTACGCGACGATCCACGAGCTGATCCCCGCGGTGGAGGAGGCCGTCGACGCCCCCGCCACGACGGTCGCGTTCAACAACGGCGAGGCCGCCGGCCAGGAGGTCCCCCACGTCCACTGTCACATCGTCCCCCGGTTCGAGGGCGACGGCGGCGGCCCGATCCACGCCGCCGCGGGCGAGTCCCCGAACCTCGACGACGACGAGCTGGACGATATTGCCGAGAGAATCTCGGCGAACAGCCAGGCATAG
- the fer gene encoding ferredoxin Fer: protein MPTVEYLNYEVLDDQGWEMDDDDLFDEAADAGLDEEDYGTLEVNEGEYILEAAEAQGYDWPFSCRAGACANCAAIVYEGEIEMDMQQILSDEEVEEKNVRLTCIGSPDADEVRIVYNAKHLDYLQNRVI from the coding sequence ATGCCAACAGTAGAATACCTCAACTACGAAGTGCTGGACGACCAAGGCTGGGAGATGGACGACGACGACCTCTTCGACGAGGCCGCCGACGCGGGCCTCGACGAGGAGGACTACGGTACGCTCGAGGTCAACGAGGGCGAGTACATCCTCGAGGCCGCCGAGGCCCAGGGCTACGACTGGCCCTTCTCGTGCCGCGCCGGCGCGTGTGCGAACTGCGCGGCGATCGTCTACGAGGGCGAGATCGAGATGGACATGCAGCAGATCCTCTCGGACGAGGAGGTCGAGGAGAAGAACGTCCGCCTGACCTGCATCGGCTCGCCCGACGCCGACGAGGTCCGGATCGTCTACAACGCCAAGCACCTCGACTACCTCCAGAACCGCGTCATCTGA
- a CDS encoding uracil-DNA glycosylase has translation MRLDTALAGELLESTVPEYPDSRNVLEPNCTRCPHLAETRECISWGTGPLDADVLVVGEAPGAGTPEADRWKGGNWTGMAYTARHSGRVIRDLMEDVGYHDAYYTNAVKCFPPDGEGSNREPTDEELATCRTHLVTEVEQIEPDAIVPTGKHATETLLALDGKSLNGFTDHVLTPIDCEALSTPLLPVLHPSYQNIWIARLGYEPEQYRAELREELDALCAGG, from the coding sequence TTGCGACTCGACACGGCTTTGGCCGGCGAACTCCTCGAATCGACCGTGCCCGAGTACCCTGATTCACGCAACGTCCTCGAACCGAACTGCACCCGGTGTCCCCACCTCGCCGAGACCCGCGAGTGCATCTCGTGGGGGACCGGCCCCTTGGACGCCGACGTGCTGGTCGTCGGCGAGGCCCCCGGCGCGGGGACGCCTGAGGCCGACCGGTGGAAGGGCGGCAACTGGACCGGGATGGCCTACACCGCCCGCCATTCCGGGCGCGTGATCCGCGACCTGATGGAGGACGTCGGCTACCACGACGCCTACTACACGAACGCCGTGAAGTGCTTCCCGCCGGACGGCGAGGGTTCCAATCGCGAGCCCACCGACGAGGAACTCGCGACCTGCCGGACCCACCTCGTGACCGAGGTCGAGCAGATCGAGCCGGACGCGATCGTCCCGACCGGGAAGCACGCCACCGAGACGCTGCTCGCGCTCGACGGGAAGAGCCTGAATGGCTTTACGGATCACGTCCTGACGCCCATCGACTGCGAGGCGCTCTCGACGCCGCTCCTGCCCGTGCTTCACCCATCCTATCAGAACATCTGGATCGCGCGGCTGGGCTACGAGCCCGAGCAGTACCGCGCGGAGCTGCGCGAGGAGCTCGACGCGCTGTGTGCAGGCGGGTAA
- a CDS encoding helix-turn-helix transcriptional regulator translates to MPSPDERVRFLATSPNRVSLLAELEEGPRQPAELVDRLSLSRSAVQRNLRELTERGWVRRDDGGYVSTVGGRLVLGAYEGLTDTVGLVEEYGENLEALAEAGLELSPAVLEGATVVTATDSDPHAPLRHYTDRVLETDSTRFQGIVPVVSPLFNEAHKTLLDRGIEGEIVLDSTALAASKEEYDAAFDDALATDELSLYAHGDSFSFGLTIIGDRVFLGAYEGGQFVACFEWVDPEVREAALSTYESHREAAREVDTAVLSS, encoded by the coding sequence ATGCCATCCCCGGACGAGCGCGTTCGTTTCCTCGCGACCTCCCCGAACCGCGTCTCCCTGCTCGCCGAGCTCGAGGAGGGGCCCAGACAGCCCGCCGAGCTCGTCGATCGGCTCTCGCTGTCGCGGTCGGCGGTCCAGCGCAACCTCCGGGAGCTGACCGAGCGGGGCTGGGTGCGCCGGGACGACGGCGGCTACGTCTCCACCGTCGGCGGGCGGCTCGTCCTCGGGGCGTACGAGGGGCTGACCGACACGGTCGGGCTCGTCGAGGAGTACGGCGAGAACCTCGAGGCGCTCGCCGAGGCCGGCTTGGAGCTGTCGCCGGCCGTCCTCGAGGGCGCGACCGTCGTGACGGCGACCGACAGCGATCCCCACGCCCCGCTTCGCCACTACACGGATCGCGTGCTGGAGACCGATTCGACGCGCTTTCAGGGGATCGTCCCGGTGGTCAGCCCGCTGTTCAACGAGGCCCACAAGACGCTGCTCGATCGGGGTATCGAGGGCGAGATCGTGCTCGACTCGACGGCGCTTGCGGCCTCGAAGGAGGAGTACGACGCGGCGTTCGACGACGCCCTCGCCACCGACGAGCTCTCGCTGTACGCCCACGGCGACTCGTTCTCCTTCGGGCTCACGATCATCGGTGATCGGGTCTTCCTCGGCGCCTACGAGGGCGGCCAGTTCGTCGCCTGCTTCGAGTGGGTCGACCCCGAGGTCAGGGAGGCGGCGCTCTCGACCTACGAGAGCCATCGGGAGGCCGCCCGCGAGGTCGACACCGCGGTGCTCTCCTCGTAG